In Acidimicrobiia bacterium, a genomic segment contains:
- a CDS encoding DNA methyltransferase, with protein sequence MSGSLFSSEGLDPEVIEAAREELRRQLPELRKLPGFPIGSDEDILRMSVPPYYTACPNPFIEDWLEETSPDGYEERKYVDPGPYATDVTAGTGNLVYKAHSYPTKVPHEVIAKFILHYTRPGDVVLDGFAGTGMTDDM encoded by the coding sequence TTCGGAGGGGCTCGATCCAGAGGTAATCGAAGCTGCCCGCGAAGAGCTGCGCCGTCAGCTACCGGAGCTGAGGAAGCTACCCGGTTTTCCGATCGGGTCCGATGAGGACATCCTCCGGATGTCGGTGCCACCGTATTACACGGCATGTCCAAATCCCTTCATTGAGGACTGGCTGGAGGAGACGAGTCCCGATGGGTATGAGGAACGGAAGTACGTTGACCCTGGGCCTTACGCTACGGATGTAACCGCCGGGACCGGCAACCTTGTGTACAAGGCTCACAGTTACCCGACGAAGGTACCTCACGAGGTAATCGCCAAGTTCATTCTTCACTACACCCGGCCCGGCGATGTTGTACTCGACGGTTTTGCAGGCACCGGCATGACAGATGACATGTGA